A region of Vigna radiata var. radiata cultivar VC1973A chromosome 6, Vradiata_ver6, whole genome shotgun sequence DNA encodes the following proteins:
- the LOC106764377 gene encoding probable WRKY transcription factor 40: MLVQVLNTAVIMDVKVETLKSELKRVREENKTLRVMFEVLSSKYTKLESHLQEINKEQDKGMSSNQIGSVTEPILDVNKRRRLEFHTAKKPLQIFVRTHPMDDSLIVKDGYQWRKYGQKVTKDNASPRAYFRCSMAPICPAKKKVQRCLHDKSILVATYDGEHNHGALHEPSSSTPRGSSVANQLPSVANDKAMNILALSGLSQTDRRHGEEVIHQHNYDTNIKVEEYVSSLIKDPDFTMSLAEAVARTITGELKQQDLNLNLNIPEE; encoded by the exons ATGCTCGTTCAAGTCCTCAACACAGCAGTCATAATGGATGTAAAG GTGGAAACTCTTAAATCTGAGTTAAAGAGAGTGAGAGAGGAGAATAAAACTCTAAGAGTGATGTTTGAAGTTCTAAGCAGCAAGTACACAAAGCTTGAGTCCCATCTTCAAGAGATAAACAAGGAACAAGACAAGGGCATGAGTTCAAATCAAATAGGATCAGTAACCGAACCTATCTTGGATGTGAACAAGAGACGGAGACTAGAGTTTCACACAGCAAAAAAACCACTACAAATCTTTGTCAGAACACATCCCATGGATGATAGTTTG ATAGTAAAAGATGGATATCAGTGGAGAAAGTATGGACAAAAGGTCACCAAAGACAATGCTTCACCAAGAGCTTACTTTAGGTGCTCCATGGCTCCCATTTGCCCAGCCAAAAAGAAG GTGCAAAGATGTTTACATGATAAGTCTATCCTTGTTGCAACTTATGATGGAGAGCACAACCATGGTGCTCTTCATGAGCCATCTTCATCCACACCTAGAGGCTCATCAGTGGCCAACCAGTTGCCTAGCGTAGCAAATGACAAAGCAATGAACATTTTGGCTCTTTCTGGATTGTCTCAAACAGATAGAAGACATGGCGAAGAAGTAATTCATCAACATAACTATGACACCAACATCAAAGTTGAAGAATATGTAAGTTCTCTAATCAAGGATCCTGACTTCACCATGTCATTAGCTGAAGCAGTTGCCCGCACCATCACTGGCGAGCTCAAGCAGCAAGATCTAAACCTCAATTTGAATATTCCCGAAGAGTGA